The genomic interval TAATGAGAATGTTATTTCTACGTTTTTTAGGTGCAAAGTTTACCTTGATTGCAACACGTCATGCAGAAACTACGCCGTCTGGTTTAACTTTAAAATTATTAAAAAAAGCAGATAAAGTGGTAACACTCATAGAAAGTATGAGTAAAAACTTAGGTATAAAAAATACCATTGTTGGTCATGGAGTAAATGTGGATTTGTTTTCTCCTAAAAAGGATGTTACTTTAGAAAACATTCAGCAAGAAAATATTATTTTATGTGCAGGGAGAGTTCGAAAAGCAAAAGGGCAAGTAGTTTTATTAGAAGCAGCTAAGGTTTTAAAAGACCATAAAAACTGGGCTTTGGTAATAGTTGGTAAAGTAGATAAACCCGTTTTTTTAGAGGAATTAAAAACGATTTCTAAAAAACATCATATTGCAGATCAAGTATATTTTGTAGATGAAACATCAGATATTGTTTCTTATTATCAAGCTTCAAAAATTGCTGTTGTACCTAGTTTTTCAGAAGGATTTTCTTTAGTAACTGCAGAAGCTATGTCTTGTGGATGTTCTGTAATTGCAACTAAAAATGTGGGAGTCCATTCTTCATTAATAGACAATCAAAAGAATGGTTATTTGGTTGAAGCAGGAAATATCTCTGAATTAGAAAAACTTTTATCTCAGTCATTAAATAGTGAAATTCCACTTCTAGGTAAAGAAGCAAGAGAAGAAATTCTAAAAAATTGGAGTGCAGAAAAAGAAGCAGAAAACTTAATAAAAGTATATCAATCCAATTAACCAAAACTACATTTAAAATGAAAAAACTAATTTTTACAATTGTCTTATCAGTTTTTGCATTATCCTTTGCGAATGCTCAAAAAATCGAAACAAAAAAAGTATTTGGAGGTTATATCTTTTCTCAAAATGACTCAAACTTAACTTTAAGTCAAATGCAAGAAGTAATGAAAGACAACAAACAAGCTTTTGAATTAATGAAATCTGCAAAATCAAATCAGACTTGGGGAATGATTTTAGGTGTTGCAGGTGGTGGTTTAGTTGGGTTTCCTGTAGGAACTGCAATTGGCGGAGGAGAACCAAAATGGGCTTTAGTAGGAGTAGGAGCAGCCTTCATTGTAGCGTCAATTCCTATTGTAAAAGCCGTTAATAGAAAAACAAAAGAAGCTGTAGATTTATATAATGTAGATGTTCCAAGTGTAAGTTCTAACCTTAATCCGTCTTTTAATTTTAGTGTAAAAGGGGCTTCTATGGGGATTTCTATGAGTTTTTAATAACTCCAATTTTTAAACAATTGTAACAAATGTAGTTGGTGGTCGTCTTCAATTTAAAACCGACTAACATGAAACATTTAGCAATAATTTTTTTCTCACTTTTTATAACTGCAATTTCTGCACAAGATGCAGCATTTCAAAATTTCTATAATTCAAATAAAGAAAAATCTACTTTTTCTATCAATTTATCAGCTTCTTTGGCTGGTTCATTTTTAGATAATGAAGAAGATGACGATTTAATGAACATCATTAGAAAATCGAGTGATTTTAAATTGATGATTTTCAATAATGAAGATAGCAATCTTTCCAAGGATTTTAGAAAATTCGGGAGAAAAAATAACCTAAAAACACTTGCTAGAGTAAAAGAAAACGGAAGTAAAGCTGAATTGTTTTTTATAGAAGAAGGCAAGTATATTAGAGAAATAATTATAAGAGCAAACAGCGACTCAGATAAAATGGTGCTTTTTGGTTTAAAAACTAAAATTACACACGATGAATTAGCGGCAATGATTTCTTCATCAGATTTAAAGGTTTCATCAAATTAAAAAACAAGAATAAAAAGAGAAGGTTTAACTAATCTTCTCTTTTAAAGCTTCAATTACTTTTTTACTATTTCCAATAAAAATTTCTTTATCAACAATAAAAACCGGACGCTTTAAAAACGTGTATTCATCCAAAAGAAACTGTCTATAATCAGACTCAGACAACATTTGGTTTTTTAAATCCATAGATTTATACAACTTTGCACGTTTATTAAAAAGT from Polaribacter sejongensis carries:
- a CDS encoding arsenate reductase family protein: MKKVYFLQTCDTCRRILKEVNTDGFERQEIKANNVTAAQLEEMYALSGSYEALFNKRAKLYKSMDLKNQMLSESDYRQFLLDEYTFLKRPVFIVDKEIFIGNSKKVIEALKEKIS
- a CDS encoding DUF4252 domain-containing protein — protein: MKHLAIIFFSLFITAISAQDAAFQNFYNSNKEKSTFSINLSASLAGSFLDNEEDDDLMNIIRKSSDFKLMIFNNEDSNLSKDFRKFGRKNNLKTLARVKENGSKAELFFIEEGKYIREIIIRANSDSDKMVLFGLKTKITHDELAAMISSSDLKVSSN
- a CDS encoding glycosyltransferase family 4 protein, with the protein product MKPILIHTHFHKRRTGVTRSIENVLPFFEKEYETYIYGYNVEGKKITTSKLKKLLFSDREVVVHCHRNNEIMRMLFLRFLGAKFTLIATRHAETTPSGLTLKLLKKADKVVTLIESMSKNLGIKNTIVGHGVNVDLFSPKKDVTLENIQQENIILCAGRVRKAKGQVVLLEAAKVLKDHKNWALVIVGKVDKPVFLEELKTISKKHHIADQVYFVDETSDIVSYYQASKIAVVPSFSEGFSLVTAEAMSCGCSVIATKNVGVHSSLIDNQKNGYLVEAGNISELEKLLSQSLNSEIPLLGKEAREEILKNWSAEKEAENLIKVYQSN